One Algihabitans albus genomic region harbors:
- a CDS encoding NRDE family protein, which produces MCTIVLLRRPDTAWPVLLAGNRDEMRDRPWRGPGRHWPDRPEVVAGQDELAGGSWLGVNDHGVLACILNRYGSLGPAAGKRSRGELVLEALDHADASAAAAALAQLEPSAYRSFNLVIADSQDAFWLRHIGEDAESVVVQPLPPGLSMITAADRNDTKSPRIGHFLPRFRDATPPDPAADDWSAWEALLASRDHGPSVGPEGAMNVALPNGFGTVSSSLLALAKPEAERPRALWRFAAGSPDGAAFETVDL; this is translated from the coding sequence ATGTGTACGATCGTTCTTCTCAGACGCCCCGATACCGCTTGGCCCGTCCTGCTCGCCGGCAACCGGGACGAGATGCGTGACCGCCCCTGGCGCGGCCCCGGACGCCACTGGCCCGACCGGCCGGAGGTGGTTGCGGGACAGGACGAACTGGCCGGCGGGTCCTGGCTGGGCGTCAACGACCACGGCGTGCTGGCCTGTATTCTGAACCGCTACGGCTCGCTCGGGCCGGCGGCCGGAAAGCGCAGCCGGGGCGAACTGGTGCTGGAGGCGCTCGACCATGCCGACGCGAGCGCCGCCGCGGCGGCGCTCGCGCAACTGGAGCCCTCGGCCTATCGCAGCTTCAATCTGGTGATCGCCGACTCCCAGGATGCCTTCTGGCTCCGCCACATCGGCGAGGATGCCGAGTCGGTCGTGGTGCAGCCTCTGCCGCCGGGCCTCTCAATGATCACCGCCGCCGATCGCAACGATACCAAGAGTCCGCGCATCGGGCATTTCCTGCCCCGGTTTCGCGATGCGACTCCACCGGATCCGGCGGCCGACGACTGGAGCGCCTGGGAAGCGCTGCTGGCGAGCCGGGACCATGGTCCCTCGGTCGGGCCGGAGGGCGCGATGAACGTGGCGCTTCCCAACGGCTTCGGCACGGTGTCCAGCTCCCTGCTGGCGCTCGCCAAGCCGGAGGCCGAGCGGCCGCGCGCCCTCTGGCGTTTCGCCGCCGGATCCCCGGACGGCGCGGCCTTCGAAACGGTGGATCTCTAG
- a CDS encoding DUF1476 domain-containing protein, with the protein MSFNDREKAFEDKYKHDQEVQFRVDVRRNKLLGLWAAELMDLKGEAADAYAKEVVSSDFEEAGHEDVYRKVMGDLTDKKVDISEHRLRKKMDELLEVAKQQVMTE; encoded by the coding sequence ATGAGCTTCAACGATCGCGAAAAGGCGTTCGAGGACAAGTACAAGCACGATCAGGAGGTTCAGTTCCGGGTCGATGTCCGGCGCAACAAGCTGCTGGGGCTCTGGGCGGCCGAACTGATGGACCTCAAGGGCGAGGCCGCGGACGCCTATGCCAAGGAGGTGGTCTCCTCCGACTTCGAGGAGGCCGGTCACGAGGACGTTTACCGCAAGGTGATGGGCGACCTGACCGACAAGAAGGTCGATATCTCCGAGCATCGGCTGCGCAAGAAGATGGATGAACTGCTCGAGGTCGCCAAACAGCAGGTGATGACCGAATAG
- a CDS encoding MFS transporter, with product MDQIAQPQPSTAPATATDWNSVVVVVLGITIFAIAQGLTHPLISLLLAERGASDLLVGLNATAFMLGLGISVLAVPRLSRRMRAGQVIVAGLIGTAVVLSAFAIFDTLAAWFILRFALGFCVNAIYVFGEAWLNVATADKVRGRVSGIYGAGMTAGFVIGPMMIPLLGTENGLAFAACAVIVSLVAFAFAQLSRRAKVEPGKLELSDLPRFARAAPLLLFLVLTFGFADALALALAPLHLTAGGASVNAAATFVAVMHVGMFVAQPFLGILLDLRDRWFIAAACLFATGLSFGALLLVPATSWLVWPLGALAGAAFFGIYTCALSILGREYHGPMLVAGASAFSVAYALGGMVGPAVSGVTSTLLPGATFLPVVVVGFGGALIVIRQRKKFAGLLDE from the coding sequence ATGGACCAGATCGCGCAGCCACAGCCCTCTACTGCGCCGGCTACGGCGACCGACTGGAATTCGGTCGTGGTGGTCGTGCTCGGCATTACTATTTTCGCGATTGCACAAGGGCTGACCCACCCCTTGATTTCGCTCTTGCTCGCCGAACGCGGGGCGTCGGATCTGTTGGTCGGGCTGAACGCAACGGCATTCATGCTGGGGCTGGGAATCTCGGTTTTAGCAGTGCCGCGTCTGTCGAGACGCATGCGCGCAGGACAAGTAATCGTGGCAGGTCTGATCGGCACGGCTGTGGTCCTGTCCGCTTTTGCGATCTTCGACACCCTTGCCGCGTGGTTCATCCTCCGGTTTGCACTCGGTTTCTGCGTAAACGCCATTTATGTCTTCGGGGAAGCTTGGTTAAACGTCGCGACGGCAGACAAGGTGCGCGGCCGCGTTTCGGGCATCTACGGCGCCGGCATGACGGCGGGCTTTGTGATCGGCCCCATGATGATCCCGCTGCTCGGTACCGAGAACGGTCTCGCCTTTGCCGCCTGTGCGGTGATCGTGTCTCTGGTTGCTTTTGCCTTCGCGCAGTTGTCCAGGCGGGCGAAAGTCGAACCCGGCAAGCTTGAGCTTTCGGACCTGCCGCGTTTTGCGCGTGCCGCGCCGCTGCTGCTGTTTCTTGTACTTACCTTCGGCTTTGCCGACGCATTGGCTCTGGCCCTGGCGCCGCTGCACCTGACGGCGGGCGGAGCTTCGGTTAATGCGGCAGCCACCTTCGTCGCGGTCATGCATGTCGGTATGTTCGTCGCCCAACCGTTTCTGGGCATCCTTCTCGATCTTAGAGACCGGTGGTTCATCGCCGCGGCCTGTCTGTTCGCCACCGGTCTCTCCTTCGGCGCCCTGCTTCTGGTGCCTGCGACCAGTTGGCTCGTGTGGCCGCTCGGCGCGCTTGCCGGAGCCGCGTTCTTCGGCATCTACACCTGTGCGCTGTCGATCCTGGGGCGCGAGTACCACGGCCCGATGCTGGTCGCCGGCGCATCGGCTTTTTCGGTGGCCTATGCGCTCGGCGGTATGGTCGGACCCGCAGTCTCCGGCGTTACCAGCACGCTGCTGCCCGGAGCGACCTTTCTGCCAGTGGTGGTGGTTGGATTTGGCGGCGCGCTCATCGTTATCCGGCAGCGGAAAAAATTTGCCGGCCTGTTGGACGAATGA
- a CDS encoding DUF1127 domain-containing protein has translation MTISVGTLRRFVSHGHTADHDSLADYAKAPLRQSGAVGPLEALINLFIAWQDRANQRHDLAEMDDRLLRDVGLDRLDVEREIAKPFWRS, from the coding sequence ATGACGATATCAGTCGGAACCCTGCGGCGGTTCGTATCCCATGGCCACACCGCCGACCATGACTCCCTCGCCGACTACGCCAAGGCGCCTTTGCGGCAGTCCGGCGCCGTCGGCCCGCTGGAAGCTCTGATCAACCTGTTTATCGCTTGGCAGGATCGCGCCAACCAGCGTCACGACCTGGCGGAGATGGACGACCGGCTCCTGCGCGACGTCGGCCTGGACCGCCTGGACGTCGAGCGCGAAATCGCGAAGCCCTTCTGGCGTTCCTGA
- a CDS encoding transcriptional regulator GcvA encodes MRRRRLPPLNALRAFEAAARHLSFTKAADELAVTQAAVSHQVKALEDHLGLPLFRRLNRALVLTEAGRSLLPAAQEAFDLLDAAARRLRQAEAGGPLRVSALSSFASKWLLPRLARFRAAHPEIDVLVSADDRLADLERDEIDIGIRYGSGIYPGLRVDWLMGDEILPVCAPSLCEGRNALRDPEDLRHHTLLHDEVSGTADSPDWRVWFQAAGLQDSGIDWERGPGYSHMAMVLEAAMAGEGVALGRLSLACDDLRAERLVCPFGPRLRTSFAYWIVCSPAMADRAKVVAFRDWLLAEARSETTPFSLLQRPPEADPHTLGSP; translated from the coding sequence ATGCGTCGTCGTCGTCTCCCTCCGCTGAATGCTCTGCGCGCCTTCGAGGCGGCGGCCCGCCACCTGTCCTTCACCAAGGCGGCGGATGAATTGGCCGTCACCCAGGCCGCTGTCAGCCATCAGGTCAAGGCACTGGAAGATCATCTCGGCCTTCCGCTGTTCCGCCGGCTCAATCGGGCGCTTGTCCTGACCGAGGCCGGACGCAGCCTGCTGCCGGCGGCGCAGGAGGCCTTCGATCTTCTGGACGCGGCCGCCCGGCGCCTGCGGCAGGCTGAGGCCGGCGGGCCCTTGCGCGTCTCGGCGCTCTCGTCCTTCGCCTCGAAATGGCTGCTGCCGCGTCTGGCCCGCTTTCGTGCGGCGCATCCGGAGATCGACGTCCTGGTCTCCGCCGACGACCGTCTGGCCGACCTGGAGCGCGACGAGATCGATATCGGCATTCGCTACGGATCCGGGATCTATCCGGGTCTGCGTGTCGACTGGCTGATGGGCGACGAAATCCTGCCGGTCTGCGCGCCGTCGCTCTGCGAAGGCCGGAACGCCCTGCGGGATCCCGAGGACCTGCGGCATCACACCCTGCTGCACGACGAGGTGAGCGGCACCGCCGACAGTCCCGACTGGCGAGTCTGGTTCCAGGCGGCCGGCTTGCAGGACAGCGGCATCGATTGGGAGCGCGGCCCCGGCTATTCCCACATGGCCATGGTGCTGGAGGCGGCGATGGCGGGGGAAGGCGTTGCCCTTGGCCGGCTCTCGCTGGCCTGCGACGACCTGCGGGCCGAACGCCTGGTCTGTCCCTTCGGTCCCCGGCTGCGCACCAGCTTCGCCTACTGGATCGTTTGCAGTCCCGCCATGGCGGATCGGGCCAAGGTGGTCGCCTTTCGCGACTGGCTGCTGGCCGAGGCGCGCAGCGAGACCACGCCCTTCAGTCTGTTGCAGCGCCCGCCGGAGGCGGATCCGCACACGCTCGGCTCT